The following are from one region of the Nymphaea colorata isolate Beijing-Zhang1983 chromosome 7, ASM883128v2, whole genome shotgun sequence genome:
- the LOC116257251 gene encoding MDIS1-interacting receptor like kinase 1-like codes for MAQPFPLHQQDLESLREIRRNLDDLPGSDFFSSWDSTGADPCSSFAGVVCQPDVGGGLYQRVQSLNLGTGLAGSLGLTGSLSPALGNLTALLQLVVYPGNVSGDIPDSICNLQSLQYLEITSNSISGRIPACLENLQSLHTIDLGYNNLHGPIPANLSSSSMALRVLILTSNFLSGPLPNFDAQFFHIDIKKNLFTGFLPRFPASLRYLSASQNRLSGPLTNLVPLPQLSFLDMSMNDFNGSIPTALFSYDISSLLLQRNNLSGQIPSMSQRANLAAATVDLSHNNLTGELPVGLAGVENLFLNNNRFTGPVPVEFVNNVYGGSLKTLYLQHNYLTSFPVPPGGGAGLPESGSLCISYNCMDPPVRPPCPASAGKQQSRPVNQCPAYNG; via the coding sequence ATGGCGCAGCCATTTCCGTTGCACCAACAAGACCTGGAGTCTCTAAGGGAGATCCGGCGCAATTTGGACGACCTCCCGGGCTCCGACTTCTTCTCCTCCTGGGATTCCACGGGAGCAGACCCATGCTCCTCCTTCGCCGGTGTCGTCTGCCAGCCGGACGTGGGAGGTGGCCTTTACCAGAGGGTCCAGTCCCTCAATCTGGGCACCGGGCTGGCGGGTTCCCTCGGCCTTACTGGCTCCCTGAGCCCGGCGCTCGGCAACCTCACGGCATTGCTCCAGCTGGTGGTGTACCCCGGCAATGTCTCCGGCGACATCCCCGACTCCATCTGCAATTTGCAGTCCCTTCAGTACCTTGAGATCACGAGCAATAGCATCTCCGGCCGCATTCCGGCATGCCTGGAAAATCTACAGAGCCTTCACACCATAGATCTCGGATACAACAATCTCCACGGGCCGATTCCAGCGAATCTGTCGTCGTCTTCCATGGCACTCAGAGTACTGATCCTCACGTCGAATTTCCTTTCCGGCCCGTTGCCGAATTTCGACGCTCAGTTCTTCCACATTGACATCAAGAAAAACCTTTTCACCGGGTTTCTTCCCCGGTTTCCGGCCTCACTCCGGTACCTATCAGCGTCGCAAAACCGGTTGTCCGGCCCGCTGACGAATCTCGTCCCCCTTCCCCAATTGAGCTTCCTAGACATGAGCATGAATGACTTCAATGGCAGCATACCAACAGCCTTATTCAGCTACGACATATCGTCTCTGCTCCTGCAGAGGAACAACCTCTCCGGCCAGATCCCTAGCATGAGCCAGCGAGCGAACCTCGCCGCCGCCACCGTCGACCTCAGTCACAATAACCTCACCGGCGAGTTGCCGGTGGGTCTCGCCGGCGTCGAGAACCTGTTCCTGAACAACAACAGGTTCACCGGGCCGGTCCCCGTTGAGTTCGTCAACAATGTCTACGGTGGGAGCCTGAAGACACTGTATCTGCAGCACAACTACCTGACGAGCTTCCCGGTGCCGCCGGGCGGCGGCGCCGGGCTGCCGGAATCGGGCTCGCTTTGCATATCCTACAACTGTATGGATCCGCCCGTTAGGCCACCCTGCCCCGCAAGCGCCGGGAAGCAGCAGTCGAGGCCGGTTAATCAATGCCCGGCATATAACGGCTAG